TCTTCCACCTGCTTTGGAATCTGTACCAGACATATTGAATCCACCGAACGGTTGAACGCCTACAAGTGCTCCAGTACACTTCCTGTTAAAGTATAGATTTCCAACGTGAATCTCTGCCTTAGCTCTCTCGATTCTCTTCCTATCCTTGCTGTAAAGCGCCCCGGTTAGTCCGTACTCCGTACCGTTGGCAATCTCGATTGCGTGATCAAAATCGTGTGCTCTGATAATCGCTGTTACCGGTCCGAAGATCTCTTCTTGTGCAATCACTGCATCAGGCGACACGTCGGCAAACACTGTAGGCTCTATGAAATATCCTTCTCTTTGGAGAGAGTTACCTCCGGTTATCAATTTGCCTTCTCTCTTCCCAACATCAATGTAGCTCAGAATCTTGGCCACTGCGCCTTCGTTGATGACGGGGCCGATGTAGTTGCTAGGATCAGTTGTATCTCCGACGGTTAGAGCCTCGGTTTTCTCCTTCACTAATCGAACTATCTCGTCATAGACATCCTCGACCACGATAATCCTTGATCCGGCGGAACATTTCTGCCCTTGAAAGCCAAACGCACTAGCTACAGCTCCAGATGAAGCTGCACAAATATCGGCCGTTTCATCAATGACCACACAGTCTTTGCCTCCCATTTCCAGAACCACTCTCTTCACCCATATCTGCCCATTGTTATGCTTTGCCGCCAGTTCGTTAATTCTCAATCCAACTTCTTTCGAACCCGTGAACGAGATGAACCTTGTAAGCGGATGCTCTACCAGATAATCGCCGATTTCACTTCCCGAACCTGGCACAAAGTTGACTACCCCATCTGGAAGTCCCGCTTCCTTAAGTATTTCAACAAATTTAGCAGCTATCACCGGTGAGTCCGATGCGGGTTTCAGTAGTACACAGTTTCCCGAAACTGCGGCCGCTGTTGTCATACCAGCCATAATCGCCCCAGGGAAATTCCAGGGAGGAATGATTGCCCCAACTCCTAACGGGATATATATCAGTTCATTTAGTTCGCCTGGAATCTGAACAAGTGGCTGAGGACTCGCGTATCTGAGGGCTTCTCTAGAGTAGAATTCAAGAAAGTCTATCGCTTCTGCAAGATCGGCGTCTGCTTCTATCCAACTCTTACCAACTTCGAGAATCATAGTTGCATCAAGTTCGAACCGTCTTTCCCTCATAATGCGTGCAGCTCTTAGGAAAGGCTTGACCCTTTCTGAAGCCGGCAGCCTGCTCCATGTTTTGAATGCTTGATAAGCGGTTTCCATTGCCTTGTCCACAAAGTCCTTGTTGGCTTTTGAAACCCTCCCGACGACTTCATTTGGATTTGCTGGATTTGTTGAGATGATTTTCTTGTCGGTCGAATAGTATTTGCCTCCGATGAACAGATCATAATCCTTACCTTGAGATCGGATCTTCTCAAAAGCAT
This genomic window from Mesotoga sp. Brook.08.105.5.1 contains:
- the pruA gene encoding L-glutamate gamma-semialdehyde dehydrogenase, with amino-acid sequence MFEATDFQIIPPFANEPYINPDDPDVRSLMNHAFEKIRSQGKDYDLFIGGKYYSTDKKIISTNPANPNEVVGRVSKANKDFVDKAMETAYQAFKTWSRLPASERVKPFLRAARIMRERRFELDATMILEVGKSWIEADADLAEAIDFLEFYSREALRYASPQPLVQIPGELNELIYIPLGVGAIIPPWNFPGAIMAGMTTAAAVSGNCVLLKPASDSPVIAAKFVEILKEAGLPDGVVNFVPGSGSEIGDYLVEHPLTRFISFTGSKEVGLRINELAAKHNNGQIWVKRVVLEMGGKDCVVIDETADICAASSGAVASAFGFQGQKCSAGSRIIVVEDVYDEIVRLVKEKTEALTVGDTTDPSNYIGPVINEGAVAKILSYIDVGKREGKLITGGNSLQREGYFIEPTVFADVSPDAVIAQEEIFGPVTAIIRAHDFDHAIEIANGTEYGLTGALYSKDRKRIERAKAEIHVGNLYFNRKCTGALVGVQPFGGFNMSGTDSKAGGRDYLLLFLQGKSISEKIL